A genomic stretch from uncultured Pseudodesulfovibrio sp. includes:
- a CDS encoding DnaJ domain-containing protein has translation MNLQECLIVLQLDANASLGDIKTAFRKLAFKYHPDLNSSSNASEKFREINEAYVTATGLLEANGGASQQNAKRTDREEPKASRQQGAKAYARQQRKATAGRPEHTRSTRAKNQKYYYKEEEVLKTILSDPFAKKVFEDIYSQIRKEQPGYQGPLELKKRKLQLHWGERTLNFDFSKGIKGWFKSQMDHEQTVHFPAKHLMPGRKIRITVEQKFSNGPKTIEVTLPHDFVVGRPIRLKGLGRKLGPITGDLLLRILSK, from the coding sequence ATGAATCTCCAGGAATGTCTCATAGTGCTCCAGCTCGACGCAAACGCATCCCTGGGTGACATTAAGACCGCTTTTCGCAAACTTGCATTCAAATACCACCCAGATCTGAATTCCAGCTCGAATGCGAGTGAGAAATTTCGCGAGATCAATGAAGCGTATGTGACAGCCACAGGCTTGCTGGAAGCAAACGGCGGTGCCTCACAACAGAACGCGAAACGTACCGATCGAGAGGAGCCAAAGGCCAGTCGCCAACAAGGGGCCAAGGCCTATGCCCGTCAGCAAAGAAAGGCCACAGCAGGAAGGCCTGAACACACTCGATCCACCCGCGCCAAAAACCAGAAGTATTATTATAAAGAAGAGGAAGTTCTCAAAACCATCCTCAGCGATCCTTTTGCAAAAAAGGTATTTGAAGACATCTACAGTCAAATTCGCAAAGAACAGCCTGGATATCAAGGCCCACTGGAACTCAAAAAACGAAAACTCCAACTCCATTGGGGTGAACGTACTCTCAATTTCGATTTCTCCAAAGGCATCAAGGGGTGGTTCAAAAGTCAAATGGACCATGAACAAACTGTCCATTTCCCTGCGAAGCACCTTATGCCTGGACGAAAAATCCGTATCACGGTTGAACAGAAATTCTCTAACGGCCCAAAAACCATTGAGGTGACACTCCCGCATGACTTCGTGGTCGGTCGCCCTATTCGACTGAAAGGGCTGGGACGCAAACTCGGTCCGATTACGGGCGATCTTCTTTTACGTATCCTGAGTAAATAG
- a CDS encoding YkgJ family cysteine cluster protein: protein MNELAFDCRMCGHCCQGEGGIVMTAKDRTRLAEHLHISVEEMVDKFTHQRGGKLHLNVGEDNYCIFYKEGCGVHPGRPDICRAWPYFRGNLIDELSWQMIQEYCPGVNPKAGHEEFVRQGREYLRKEDLLRYDPETSPNALISDE, encoded by the coding sequence ATGAATGAATTAGCCTTTGATTGTCGAATGTGCGGCCACTGTTGCCAAGGAGAAGGCGGTATAGTCATGACCGCCAAGGACAGGACGCGTCTGGCTGAACATCTACATATTTCCGTTGAAGAAATGGTTGATAAATTCACCCATCAACGAGGTGGAAAACTTCATCTCAACGTGGGCGAAGACAACTACTGTATTTTTTACAAAGAAGGTTGTGGCGTTCATCCGGGACGGCCCGACATCTGCCGCGCATGGCCCTATTTTCGTGGCAATCTTATCGACGAACTGAGCTGGCAAATGATTCAGGAGTACTGTCCTGGCGTTAACCCCAAGGCCGGACATGAAGAATTTGTACGGCAAGGACGTGAATATTTGCGCAAGGAAGACCTTTTGCGCTATGATCCAGAGACTTCACCAAACGCATTGATTTCAGACGAATAG
- a CDS encoding CoA-binding protein, whose protein sequence is MLIDMKELAALLREVKTIAIIGAVDKPSRPVDGVGRTMIDMGFDIIPVHPKRPDVWGLKTYQSVSDIPVPVDVVDLFRAPQFCPDHAREVLTMSPLPKIFWMQSGVVSPEARAILEGSGIVVVEDRCLKVELQALGITR, encoded by the coding sequence ATGCTAATCGATATGAAAGAGCTAGCCGCGCTTTTACGCGAGGTCAAGACCATTGCCATAATCGGTGCCGTAGACAAGCCATCAAGACCGGTAGACGGCGTTGGTCGCACCATGATTGACATGGGTTTCGATATCATTCCAGTTCACCCGAAACGTCCAGACGTGTGGGGACTAAAGACATATCAATCAGTCTCTGACATACCGGTCCCCGTTGATGTGGTAGACTTGTTTCGTGCTCCCCAGTTCTGTCCCGATCACGCACGTGAAGTATTGACCATGAGCCCTCTCCCCAAAATTTTCTGGATGCAATCAGGCGTTGTCAGTCCTGAGGCACGAGCCATTCTTGAAGGAAGCGGCATTGTCGTTGTCGAAGATCGCTGCCTTAAAGTCGAACTACAAGCACTCGGGATAACACGATGA
- a CDS encoding Xaa-Pro peptidase family protein, whose amino-acid sequence MFEAIASIPEAELTRRQDAVRRHLQTLAPEAGGILVFSRLNIFYLTGTFGQGVFWLPLSGKPVLLIRNGISRARIEAGVEHILPFKSYSELPGLCADAGSPFTPTLAAVMAGLTWQLGLMLSAKLKDYTIVPGDHAVALAKMVKSEFELEILRRCGELHHKCLHDVLPKKLKLGMTEREISHRAWEVFFAAGHMGMMRMQAHGEEIFLGHVSAGDSGNYPSGFNGPLGLRGEHPASVFMGNANKVWKRGESLMLDIGFQIEGYHTDKTQAYFAGPESTKTDEIRKAHDFCIEMQNWCCDTAKPGVTPAELYAYCIEQADKRGFADGFMGLDENKVPFIGHGIGLTIDEFPPIAKGFDAPFEKGMVIAIEPKQSIRGVAMVGVENTFEITEDGCRSITGDSYEMISVE is encoded by the coding sequence ATGTTTGAAGCCATTGCTAGTATCCCAGAAGCTGAATTGACGCGTCGCCAGGATGCGGTTCGTCGTCATTTGCAGACCCTTGCCCCTGAAGCTGGCGGCATTCTGGTCTTTTCCCGACTAAATATCTTTTATCTGACAGGTACTTTTGGTCAGGGAGTATTTTGGCTACCTTTGAGCGGTAAACCCGTTTTGCTTATTCGTAACGGCATTAGTCGCGCGCGTATAGAAGCCGGAGTAGAACATATCCTGCCGTTCAAGTCGTATTCTGAACTTCCCGGTTTGTGTGCCGATGCAGGCAGTCCTTTTACTCCGACCCTTGCGGCGGTTATGGCTGGACTGACGTGGCAACTTGGCTTGATGCTGTCTGCCAAGCTCAAGGATTACACCATAGTTCCCGGTGATCATGCCGTTGCCTTGGCAAAGATGGTTAAATCCGAGTTTGAGTTGGAGATCCTGCGACGTTGTGGCGAACTGCATCATAAGTGCCTTCATGATGTGTTACCGAAGAAATTGAAACTGGGCATGACCGAGCGTGAAATATCCCATCGTGCCTGGGAGGTCTTTTTTGCGGCAGGACACATGGGGATGATGCGTATGCAGGCCCACGGTGAAGAAATATTTCTTGGTCATGTTTCAGCTGGGGATTCTGGGAACTACCCTAGTGGGTTCAATGGCCCCCTTGGACTTCGTGGTGAACATCCTGCTTCTGTATTCATGGGCAATGCGAACAAGGTGTGGAAACGCGGTGAATCGCTCATGCTCGATATTGGCTTTCAAATTGAAGGGTACCATACTGATAAAACACAAGCGTATTTTGCGGGACCGGAATCAACCAAGACTGATGAAATTCGTAAGGCGCATGATTTTTGTATCGAAATGCAGAACTGGTGCTGCGATACGGCAAAGCCGGGCGTAACGCCCGCTGAACTTTATGCCTACTGTATTGAGCAGGCGGACAAACGTGGATTTGCCGATGGATTTATGGGCCTGGACGAGAACAAGGTGCCGTTCATCGGACATGGCATTGGTTTGACCATAGATGAGTTTCCACCCATTGCCAAAGGCTTCGATGCTCCTTTTGAGAAAGGGATGGTGATTGCCATTGAACCAAAGCAGAGCATCCGTGGCGTCGCCATGGTTGGTGTGGAAAATACGTTTGAGATTACTGAAGACGGATGTCGGAGTATTACGGGTGATTCGTATGAAATGATTTCTGTGGAATAA
- a CDS encoding iron-containing alcohol dehydrogenase — MLNFQYFMPTRVIFGPETLKQLGDTPHLPRGSKAMVVIGESGIMVKQGYLATVQSQLAKQDVQTIVFDKVRPNPESDMVDEAAAICRENDVKFIVGLGGGSTIDSAKSIALMATNSGKYWDYMQSGSGGGQEPENDALPIVAIPTTAGTGTEADPWTVISKSGTNEKIGWGNDSTFPALSIVDPTLMLSVPPRQTAYTGMDAFFHATEAYLATCRQPASDMLALEAVHLIAHTLPQAVANGDDLEARTIMAWACTAAGLCESYSSCISQHSLEHALSAFHPNLPHGAGLVLISRAYFGFLAACGEERLEDLALAMGDTLAESIDEEVSGVAFLDALDKLITDIGLADEKLSDYGVTREEIPALAENALTTMGALFDITPVQMTIEDVIAIFEAAYE, encoded by the coding sequence ATGTTGAATTTTCAATATTTCATGCCCACACGGGTAATTTTCGGACCCGAGACCCTGAAGCAATTGGGCGATACGCCGCATCTCCCCCGCGGCAGCAAAGCCATGGTGGTCATCGGCGAGTCCGGCATCATGGTCAAACAGGGCTATCTGGCAACCGTCCAAAGCCAACTGGCCAAACAGGACGTGCAGACCATCGTATTCGACAAAGTCCGTCCCAATCCGGAATCAGACATGGTGGATGAAGCGGCTGCCATCTGTCGTGAGAACGACGTAAAATTCATCGTGGGTCTCGGCGGCGGTTCTACCATCGACTCTGCCAAGTCTATCGCTCTCATGGCGACGAATTCAGGCAAATACTGGGACTACATGCAATCCGGTAGCGGCGGTGGGCAAGAGCCAGAAAACGACGCCCTGCCAATTGTTGCCATCCCGACAACGGCAGGCACCGGCACCGAGGCTGACCCGTGGACCGTCATCAGCAAATCTGGCACAAATGAGAAAATCGGATGGGGTAACGACTCCACCTTCCCCGCCTTGTCCATTGTTGATCCTACCTTGATGCTGTCCGTTCCCCCCAGACAGACCGCCTACACGGGCATGGACGCCTTCTTTCATGCCACTGAAGCGTACCTGGCAACCTGCCGCCAGCCAGCCAGCGACATGCTCGCTCTGGAGGCTGTCCACCTGATCGCACATACTTTACCCCAGGCCGTTGCCAATGGCGACGACCTTGAGGCTCGCACCATCATGGCGTGGGCCTGCACTGCGGCCGGTCTGTGTGAATCCTATTCGTCCTGTATCTCGCAACACTCACTGGAACACGCTTTGTCAGCTTTCCACCCGAACCTGCCGCACGGAGCCGGTCTGGTGCTCATCTCCCGAGCCTACTTCGGTTTCCTGGCCGCATGCGGTGAAGAACGTTTGGAAGACCTGGCTTTGGCCATGGGTGACACTCTGGCAGAAAGCATTGATGAAGAAGTCAGCGGTGTGGCTTTCCTTGATGCACTCGACAAGCTCATCACAGATATCGGTCTGGCAGATGAAAAACTGTCAGACTATGGGGTGACCCGCGAGGAAATCCCTGCGCTGGCAGAGAATGCCCTGACCACTATGGGCGCACTCTTCGACATAACACCTGTGCAGATGACTATTGAAGACGTAATCGCCATTTTCGAAGCCGCCTACGAATAA
- a CDS encoding cytochrome c biogenesis protein CcdA — protein sequence MYLNKPISILFFALLLTMLSSVSHAQAQRPTPPLETRIEAYSIPSGTLGDNENGAILLAVTLDIHSEWYAYSNAPGESGKPTQLSATTSNGISLQVFYPEGTQKKDTYDPSVTIAAYLDGTVLFALIPRGIKTPFPVSLMLDLLLCHPTKCVPTRLNLTYGETGLDRTALPSAETQAWWPQFKQLVRQQAVHPKTSTPTQGTTEDVIIDWQFSPTYLQPGLEVASLLSAILMGLLAGLILNIMPCVLPVVSLKLSALLGANTQTGGKDPISAFREHNVFFVLGVLSFFLLLAIVLAATGKAWGALFQYRWLVLAIAVIMGALGLSLFGLFHLPVIDLKFGSGHKSPRKQAFFTGMLTTLLATPCSGPFLGGVLGWALIQGPVIIAIVFIAIGIGMSSPYILLILNPKLARFLPKSGPWIEYVEKGIAFFLLGTSFYLIAIALGGDSLRILAPLWAVLLGAWLWVRTQSAKATIRWGVRVTALILLAASVIWTMPPTVDTDPWESFDPVTLKQSIGKDVLLLDFTADWCPTCKVLEATVMTHENVSRWKEEYTIRFIKVDMTERDPEAEALLQALGSKSLPTAAIFKKDNPSSPVVLRDLFTVDQLENIMKSL from the coding sequence ATGTATCTCAACAAGCCGATATCCATTCTGTTTTTTGCCCTGCTGCTTACCATGCTCTCTTCGGTCAGTCATGCCCAGGCACAGCGCCCAACACCTCCGTTGGAGACGAGGATAGAGGCATACTCAATCCCGTCCGGCACACTTGGTGACAATGAAAACGGAGCAATTCTTCTGGCTGTAACCCTCGACATACATTCTGAATGGTATGCCTATTCCAACGCCCCCGGCGAATCAGGCAAGCCCACGCAGCTTTCAGCAACAACCTCCAACGGCATATCTCTCCAAGTTTTTTATCCTGAGGGCACTCAAAAAAAGGACACCTATGATCCGTCTGTTACCATAGCCGCATACCTCGATGGGACCGTGCTTTTCGCCCTGATTCCTCGAGGTATAAAAACGCCGTTTCCCGTCTCTCTCATGCTGGACTTGCTCCTGTGCCATCCGACAAAATGTGTCCCGACCCGTTTGAACCTGACTTACGGCGAGACAGGTCTTGATAGAACAGCCCTGCCGTCTGCGGAAACCCAAGCCTGGTGGCCACAATTCAAACAACTCGTTCGTCAGCAGGCAGTTCACCCAAAAACTTCCACGCCGACACAAGGGACAACCGAGGATGTCATTATCGACTGGCAGTTCTCACCTACGTATCTGCAGCCGGGCCTGGAGGTGGCGAGTTTGCTGTCTGCCATACTCATGGGGTTGCTGGCTGGTCTTATCTTGAACATCATGCCCTGTGTCCTGCCGGTGGTCAGTCTCAAGCTCTCCGCCCTGCTTGGTGCAAACACTCAGACCGGCGGCAAAGACCCCATATCCGCATTTCGCGAACACAACGTCTTTTTCGTTTTGGGAGTTCTCAGCTTCTTCCTGTTGTTAGCCATAGTACTCGCAGCCACAGGCAAGGCATGGGGAGCACTCTTTCAATACCGCTGGCTTGTTCTTGCCATAGCAGTCATCATGGGTGCGCTCGGCCTCAGTCTTTTCGGACTGTTCCACCTGCCGGTGATTGATCTAAAGTTCGGTTCGGGACACAAAAGCCCTCGCAAACAGGCTTTTTTCACAGGTATGTTGACGACACTCCTCGCCACCCCCTGTAGTGGTCCGTTTCTTGGTGGCGTTCTTGGCTGGGCTCTCATTCAAGGCCCAGTGATCATTGCCATTGTTTTTATTGCCATTGGCATCGGCATGTCGAGTCCATACATTTTGCTGATTCTCAACCCCAAGCTGGCACGTTTTCTCCCCAAGTCCGGTCCATGGATCGAATACGTGGAAAAAGGTATCGCCTTTTTCCTGCTTGGCACATCGTTCTATCTGATCGCAATTGCCCTCGGCGGTGACAGTCTGCGTATACTGGCCCCACTTTGGGCAGTTCTACTAGGCGCATGGCTGTGGGTTCGCACACAGTCCGCCAAGGCGACAATTCGTTGGGGTGTCCGGGTCACTGCGCTCATCCTGCTGGCTGCCTCTGTCATATGGACCATGCCACCTACGGTTGATACCGATCCGTGGGAATCTTTTGACCCCGTCACATTGAAACAAAGCATAGGCAAAGATGTTCTGCTCCTGGATTTCACCGCTGACTGGTGCCCTACTTGCAAAGTTTTAGAAGCAACCGTCATGACTCACGAGAACGTCAGTCGTTGGAAAGAAGAATACACTATCAGATTTATCAAGGTCGATATGACAGAACGCGACCCGGAAGCTGAAGCTTTGCTCCAGGCGCTAGGAAGCAAGAGCCTCCCCACGGCTGCAATTTTCAAAAAGGACAATCCATCGTCTCCGGTGGTGCTGCGAGACCTCTTCACGGTCGATCAGCTTGAAAACATCATGAAATCGCTATAG
- the nifJ gene encoding pyruvate:ferredoxin (flavodoxin) oxidoreductase yields MPKKTMKTMDGNTAAAHVAYALSETAAIYPITPSTPMGEIADEWAAQGRKNIFGQKVQIRQMQSEAGAAGAVHGSLAGGALTTTFTASQGLLLMVPNMYKISGELLPGVFHVSARAIAAHALSIFGDHQDVMATRQTGFAMLFSNSVQEVMDLSLVAHLSAIETSIPFMSIFDGFRTSHEIQKIAVIDYEDMKPLVNMDKLAAFRKKAMNPEHPDIRGTAQNPDIYFQGREATNTYYDAIPDMVTDAMKKVGKITGRRYKLFDYVGHPEADRVIIAMGSACECIEEAVNHLNATGSKVGLIKVRLFRPFSVKHLMSAIPKTVKKIAVLDRTKEPGSLGDPLYMDICAAYTGKKDAPVIVGGRYGLGSKDFTPAQAKAVFDSLAKPKHGFTVGINDDVTNSSLSDCACVDTTPEGTVQCKFWGLGSDGTVGANKQAIKIIGDNTNMYAQGYFAYDSKKSGGITISHLRFGKKPIQSTYLVTDADYIACHNPSYVNLYDVLEGIKDGGTFVLNSPWTAEEMDSKLPASMRRTIAEKNLKFYTVDAVKIAGEAGLGGRINMVMQTAFFKLADVIPFKKAVTLLKEGIEAAYGKKGPKIVTMNNAAVDNAVDAIIEIQVPAAWKELEDEKAPSRREPDYVTDVMRPVLAQKGDSLPVSVFSHDGTMPVSTSKYEKRGVAIMVPEWIAENCIQCNQCAFVCPHSALRPILADSTEMEKAPKSFATVDAMGKDVTGMQYRMQVNTLDCLGCGNCADICPAKEKALVMKPIASQTSEQIRNFNFADKVSYKDAFGRESVKGSQFRKSLMEFSGACAGCGETPYVKVITQLFGERMVVANATGCSSIWGASAPTTPYCTNIDGHGPAWGNSLFEDAAEFGFGIEMATDQRRAHLVELVTEAAKTETGALKAALTNWVKVKDSSEESKTAGEALKDALKGTRKKDLREIASMADLFTKQSIWVFGGDGWAYDIGYGGLDHVIASGKDINILVMDTEVYSNTGGQSSKATPMGSIAKFAAAGKPTAKKDLGRMAMTYGYVYVASVAMGANKNQFLKAIKEAEAYPGPSLIIAYAPCINQGIKKGMGKTQFEQKLAVESGYWPLYRYNPELADQGENPFILESKAPDGTLQEFLSGENRYAMLERFYPEFSKEYREKIEIDFNKRYETLKHMADGCDKK; encoded by the coding sequence ATGCCCAAGAAAACGATGAAGACAATGGACGGCAACACTGCTGCCGCTCATGTGGCTTACGCCCTGAGCGAAACGGCCGCCATCTACCCTATCACCCCGTCCACCCCTATGGGCGAGATTGCCGACGAATGGGCGGCACAGGGGCGAAAAAACATTTTCGGACAAAAGGTGCAAATCCGTCAGATGCAGTCTGAAGCGGGAGCGGCCGGTGCGGTTCACGGCTCATTGGCCGGTGGAGCACTGACCACCACCTTTACGGCTTCTCAGGGGCTGCTGCTCATGGTACCGAACATGTATAAAATTTCCGGAGAGTTGCTGCCCGGCGTCTTCCATGTATCCGCCAGAGCAATAGCCGCCCACGCATTGTCCATTTTCGGCGACCATCAGGATGTCATGGCAACCCGTCAGACCGGGTTTGCCATGCTCTTTTCCAACTCGGTACAGGAAGTCATGGACCTTTCGCTGGTTGCACATCTTTCCGCAATCGAGACTTCTATCCCATTCATGTCCATCTTTGACGGTTTCCGCACCTCGCATGAAATCCAGAAAATAGCTGTTATCGACTATGAAGATATGAAACCGTTGGTAAACATGGACAAGCTTGCAGCATTCCGCAAAAAAGCCATGAACCCCGAACACCCAGACATCCGAGGCACAGCACAAAACCCGGATATCTATTTCCAGGGACGCGAAGCAACCAATACGTATTATGACGCCATTCCCGACATGGTGACTGACGCCATGAAAAAGGTCGGCAAGATTACTGGTCGTCGCTATAAGCTGTTCGATTATGTCGGGCACCCCGAAGCGGACCGTGTCATCATCGCCATGGGGTCTGCCTGTGAGTGTATTGAGGAAGCGGTCAACCACCTTAATGCTACCGGCAGTAAAGTCGGTCTTATCAAGGTGCGCCTTTTCCGTCCCTTCTCCGTCAAGCACCTGATGTCCGCCATTCCCAAGACCGTGAAGAAAATCGCTGTTCTGGACCGCACCAAGGAACCCGGTTCCCTGGGCGATCCTTTATACATGGATATCTGCGCAGCCTATACAGGCAAAAAAGATGCTCCCGTCATCGTCGGTGGTCGTTACGGCCTCGGTTCCAAAGACTTCACCCCGGCTCAGGCCAAGGCGGTCTTCGATTCTCTGGCCAAGCCCAAGCATGGTTTCACTGTTGGCATCAACGATGATGTCACCAATTCGTCCCTCTCCGACTGTGCGTGTGTGGACACGACGCCCGAAGGCACGGTGCAGTGTAAATTCTGGGGACTCGGTTCTGACGGAACTGTTGGTGCAAACAAACAGGCCATCAAGATCATCGGTGACAATACAAACATGTACGCCCAGGGATATTTTGCCTACGATTCAAAGAAATCCGGTGGTATCACCATTTCCCATCTGCGTTTCGGCAAAAAGCCTATTCAGTCCACATATCTGGTTACGGACGCAGATTATATAGCTTGTCACAACCCAAGCTACGTCAATCTGTATGACGTTCTGGAAGGCATCAAGGACGGTGGCACTTTCGTCCTCAACAGCCCTTGGACAGCTGAGGAAATGGACAGCAAGCTGCCCGCTTCCATGCGCAGAACCATCGCTGAAAAGAACCTCAAGTTCTACACTGTGGATGCAGTGAAAATTGCCGGAGAAGCCGGGCTCGGCGGACGCATCAATATGGTAATGCAGACCGCATTCTTCAAACTGGCCGACGTTATCCCGTTCAAAAAAGCTGTCACTCTGCTCAAAGAAGGTATCGAAGCCGCCTACGGCAAAAAAGGACCGAAGATCGTCACCATGAACAACGCCGCCGTGGACAACGCAGTGGACGCCATCATCGAGATTCAGGTTCCAGCAGCTTGGAAAGAACTGGAAGACGAGAAAGCACCCTCTCGCCGCGAACCTGACTACGTCACAGATGTCATGCGCCCAGTTCTGGCTCAGAAAGGCGACTCCCTGCCGGTTTCCGTATTCTCTCATGACGGCACCATGCCTGTCTCCACCAGTAAATACGAAAAACGCGGTGTTGCCATCATGGTTCCCGAATGGATTGCAGAGAACTGCATTCAGTGCAACCAATGCGCGTTCGTCTGTCCTCACTCCGCTCTGCGACCGATCCTGGCTGACTCCACTGAAATGGAAAAGGCTCCCAAATCCTTCGCAACGGTGGACGCCATGGGCAAAGACGTGACAGGCATGCAGTACCGTATGCAGGTCAACACCCTCGACTGTCTCGGCTGCGGCAACTGTGCCGATATCTGTCCTGCCAAGGAAAAAGCACTGGTCATGAAGCCCATCGCTTCCCAGACAAGCGAACAGATTCGCAACTTCAACTTCGCAGACAAGGTTTCCTATAAGGACGCCTTCGGTCGCGAATCCGTCAAAGGTAGTCAGTTCCGCAAGTCTCTCATGGAATTCTCCGGAGCCTGCGCTGGTTGTGGCGAAACCCCCTACGTCAAGGTCATCACCCAACTCTTTGGTGAACGCATGGTCGTTGCCAACGCCACGGGTTGTTCATCTATCTGGGGTGCTTCCGCTCCGACTACGCCATATTGCACCAACATAGACGGTCACGGTCCGGCTTGGGGCAACTCCCTGTTTGAAGACGCCGCTGAATTCGGCTTCGGTATCGAAATGGCGACAGATCAACGTCGCGCTCATCTCGTTGAACTGGTCACGGAAGCGGCCAAGACCGAAACAGGTGCGCTTAAAGCTGCGTTGACCAACTGGGTCAAAGTCAAGGACAGCTCCGAAGAATCCAAAACAGCCGGTGAAGCACTCAAGGATGCCCTGAAAGGCACGCGCAAAAAGGACCTGCGAGAAATCGCGTCCATGGCCGACCTGTTTACCAAGCAATCCATATGGGTGTTCGGCGGCGATGGCTGGGCTTATGACATCGGCTACGGCGGTCTGGATCACGTTATTGCCTCCGGCAAGGATATAAATATCCTGGTCATGGACACTGAAGTCTATTCCAACACAGGTGGACAATCCTCCAAGGCAACCCCCATGGGATCCATTGCCAAATTCGCTGCAGCAGGCAAACCTACAGCCAAAAAGGATCTCGGCCGCATGGCAATGACTTACGGCTACGTTTATGTTGCCTCAGTTGCCATGGGTGCTAACAAGAACCAGTTCCTCAAAGCGATCAAGGAAGCCGAGGCCTACCCTGGTCCGTCCCTGATCATTGCTTACGCTCCCTGTATCAACCAGGGTATCAAGAAAGGCATGGGCAAGACGCAGTTCGAGCAGAAACTGGCAGTGGAATCCGGCTACTGGCCGCTCTATCGCTACAATCCTGAACTGGCTGACCAAGGCGAGAATCCGTTTATTCTGGAATCCAAGGCTCCCGACGGGACCCTGCAGGAATTCCTGTCCGGAGAAAACCGTTACGCCATGCTGGAGCGTTTCTACCCCGAGTTCTCCAAGGAGTATCGTGAAAAAATCGAAATCGATTTTAACAAGCGATACGAAACCTTGAAGCACATGGCTGACGGCTGCGACAAAAAATAG
- a CDS encoding rhodanese-like domain-containing protein gives MYFKQITTPGLGCFSYVIGCPSAGEMIVVDPKRDVQDYLDISRDEGMKIVHVIDTHVHADHVSGAQELKSHTGCDIMVYETSPVTYEFTPLKEGEKLVAGNAGLEVIHTPGHTPDALSLLVTDFSRGNEPWMLLTGDVLFVNDIGRPDLVGDAKLDEQIQNLWNTLYVKFNKYPDSLEVFPAHGAGSLCGRGMSSKPSSTLGFERRHNPMLGFDKYEAFHLAMSQEFPARPKSFTHIISTNASGAPLLERCPMDLAMDPFKFEEKMQDGAVVIDVRDAAAYAGYHIPGSINIGFEPSLANWVGMVVDPKADILLIVDSKEGYERMRTELHRIGYDSIYGYLSGGIQAWVFSGRPVDKLSIDSAQDLQTCQADNKPLSLVDVRTPGEWANGRIPGAKHIPLADILNGKFNLSEDDHHILYCAGGYRANIAASYLQKHGFWNVRSLAGGYIAWNKAGYDTVK, from the coding sequence ATGTATTTCAAACAGATCACCACTCCCGGACTCGGGTGCTTCTCTTACGTCATCGGCTGCCCATCTGCCGGAGAAATGATCGTTGTCGACCCTAAGCGAGACGTACAGGATTATCTGGATATCTCTCGTGATGAGGGAATGAAAATCGTGCACGTCATCGACACCCATGTTCACGCGGACCATGTTTCTGGTGCTCAAGAACTGAAGTCCCATACAGGCTGTGACATCATGGTCTACGAAACCTCGCCAGTCACATATGAATTCACTCCACTTAAGGAGGGAGAGAAACTCGTCGCCGGCAACGCAGGCCTGGAGGTTATCCACACTCCCGGTCACACCCCGGATGCATTATCACTGCTCGTTACCGACTTCTCGCGCGGCAACGAACCCTGGATGCTGCTCACGGGCGATGTTCTGTTTGTTAATGACATTGGCCGCCCCGACCTTGTTGGTGACGCCAAACTTGATGAGCAGATTCAAAACCTTTGGAACACACTATACGTTAAGTTCAACAAATACCCTGACAGTCTGGAAGTTTTCCCGGCTCATGGGGCAGGCTCTCTCTGTGGCCGCGGCATGAGTTCGAAACCAAGTTCTACGCTCGGTTTTGAACGCCGTCATAACCCCATGCTCGGCTTTGATAAGTATGAAGCGTTTCATCTCGCAATGAGCCAGGAATTTCCGGCCCGGCCCAAGAGCTTCACCCATATCATTTCCACAAACGCCAGCGGTGCTCCTCTGCTCGAACGCTGCCCCATGGACCTCGCCATGGACCCGTTCAAATTTGAGGAAAAGATGCAGGATGGCGCCGTAGTTATTGATGTACGTGACGCCGCTGCCTATGCCGGATACCATATCCCCGGCTCCATCAATATCGGGTTTGAACCGAGTCTTGCCAACTGGGTCGGCATGGTCGTTGATCCCAAAGCAGACATCTTGCTCATAGTGGACTCGAAGGAAGGATACGAGCGTATGCGTACGGAACTACACCGTATCGGATACGACAGCATTTACGGATACCTGTCAGGCGGCATACAGGCGTGGGTTTTCAGTGGTCGCCCCGTAGACAAGTTGTCAATCGATTCTGCCCAGGATCTACAAACCTGTCAGGCCGACAATAAACCGCTAAGTCTTGTCGATGTCCGCACGCCAGGAGAGTGGGCCAACGGTAGAATTCCCGGAGCTAAGCACATCCCCCTGGCTGATATACTGAACGGTAAATTCAATCTATCCGAGGACGACCACCACATTCTCTACTGTGCAGGCGGCTACCGCGCCAACATCGCAGCCTCCTACCTACAAAAACATGGATTCTGGAATGTCCGCAGCCTGGCAGGCGGATATATTGCATGGAACAAAGCCGGTTACGACACAGTAAAGTAA